In a single window of the Streptomyces sp. NBC_00285 genome:
- a CDS encoding flavin monoamine oxidase family protein has translation MTSTVPNAVEHADEPRLPPITMFGPDFPYAYDDFLAHPAGLGQIPATAHGTEVAVIGGGLSGIVAAYELMKMGLKPVVYEADRIGGRLRTVGFEGCDPSLTAEMGAMRFPPSSTALQHYIDLAGLETRPFPNPLAEATPSTVVDLKGESHYAETIADLPQVYRDVAEAWNKCLEDGADFTDMNRALRDRDVPRIREIWARLVEKLDNQTFYGFLCESEAFRSFRHREIFGQVGFGTGGWDTDFPNSILEILRVVYTEADDHHRGIVGGSQQLPLRLWEREPEKIVHWPYGTSLKALHADGEPRPAVTRLHRTAGNRITVTDARGDIRTYPAAVFTAQSWMLLSKIACDDSLFPIDHWTAIERTHYMESSKLFVPVDRPFWLDKAVDDRGNPTGRDVMSMTLTDRMTRGTYLLDDGPDKPAVICLSYTWCDDSLKWLPLSANERMEVMLKSLGEIYPKVDIRKHVIGSPVTVSWENEPYFMGAFKANLPGHYRYQRRLFTHFMQDRLPEDKRGIFLAGDDVSWTAGWAEGAIQTALNAVWGVMHHFGGETDATNPGPGDVYEEIAPVELPED, from the coding sequence ATGACGTCCACCGTGCCCAACGCCGTCGAGCACGCAGACGAGCCCCGGCTGCCGCCGATCACCATGTTCGGGCCGGACTTCCCCTACGCCTACGACGACTTCCTCGCGCACCCGGCGGGCCTCGGCCAGATACCGGCCACCGCACACGGCACCGAGGTCGCGGTGATCGGCGGCGGTCTGTCCGGCATCGTGGCCGCGTACGAGCTGATGAAGATGGGACTCAAGCCGGTCGTCTACGAGGCCGACCGGATCGGCGGACGGCTGCGGACCGTGGGCTTCGAGGGCTGTGACCCCTCACTGACGGCCGAGATGGGCGCGATGCGCTTCCCGCCCTCCTCCACGGCGCTCCAGCACTACATCGACCTCGCCGGACTGGAGACCCGCCCCTTCCCCAACCCCCTTGCGGAGGCCACCCCTTCGACGGTGGTCGACCTCAAGGGCGAGTCCCACTACGCCGAGACGATCGCCGACCTGCCGCAGGTCTACCGCGATGTCGCCGAGGCCTGGAACAAGTGCCTCGAAGACGGCGCCGACTTCACCGACATGAACCGCGCCCTGCGCGATCGGGACGTGCCGCGCATCCGGGAGATCTGGGCACGGCTCGTCGAGAAGCTCGACAACCAGACCTTCTACGGTTTCCTCTGCGAGTCCGAGGCCTTCAGGTCCTTCAGGCACCGCGAGATCTTCGGCCAGGTCGGCTTCGGCACCGGCGGCTGGGACACCGACTTCCCCAACTCCATCCTGGAGATCCTGCGCGTCGTCTACACCGAGGCGGACGACCACCACCGCGGCATCGTGGGCGGTTCGCAGCAACTGCCGCTCCGGCTCTGGGAACGCGAGCCGGAGAAGATCGTCCACTGGCCCTACGGGACCTCCCTGAAGGCGCTGCACGCCGACGGCGAACCCCGCCCGGCGGTCACCCGTCTGCACCGCACGGCCGGCAACCGGATCACCGTGACGGACGCCCGGGGAGACATCCGCACCTACCCGGCGGCCGTCTTCACCGCGCAGTCCTGGATGCTGCTGTCCAAGATCGCCTGCGACGACTCGCTCTTTCCGATCGACCACTGGACGGCGATCGAGCGCACGCACTACATGGAGTCGTCGAAGCTCTTCGTGCCGGTCGACCGCCCGTTCTGGCTGGACAAGGCCGTCGACGACAGGGGGAACCCGACGGGCCGGGATGTCATGTCGATGACCCTCACCGACCGCATGACACGCGGGACCTACCTTCTCGACGACGGTCCGGACAAACCCGCCGTCATCTGCCTCTCGTACACCTGGTGCGACGACAGTCTGAAGTGGCTGCCGCTGTCCGCGAACGAGCGGATGGAGGTCATGCTGAAGTCCCTCGGCGAGATCTACCCCAAGGTCGACATCAGGAAGCACGTCATCGGCAGCCCGGTGACCGTTTCCTGGGAGAACGAGCCCTATTTCATGGGCGCGTTCAAGGCGAACCTGCCCGGCCACTACCGCTACCAGCGGCGCCTGTTCACCCATTTCATGCAGGACCGCCTGCCCGAGGACAAGCGGGGCATCTTCCTCGCCGGTGACGACGTCTCCTGGACGGCCGGCTGGGCCGAGGGTGCGATCCAGACCGCACTGAACGCGGTCTGGGGCGTGATGCACCACTTCGGCGGCGAGACCGACGCGACCAATCCGGGGCCGGGGGACGTGTACGAGGAGATCGCACCGGTCGAACTCCCCGAGGACTAG
- a CDS encoding Lrp/AsnC family transcriptional regulator has protein sequence MLNDLDERIVHALAEDARRSYADIGQIVGLSAPAVKRRVDRLRATGAITGFTVRVDPAALGWETEGFVEIYCRRNTSPETIQRGLERYQEVVAASTVTGEADAVVQVFASDMRHFERVLERIAGEPFVERTKSVLVLSPLLRRFSSGPPT, from the coding sequence GTGCTGAACGATCTCGACGAACGCATCGTGCACGCCCTCGCCGAGGATGCCCGCCGCTCCTACGCGGACATCGGGCAGATCGTCGGTCTGTCCGCGCCCGCCGTGAAGCGGCGCGTGGACCGGCTGCGCGCCACCGGCGCCATCACCGGATTCACCGTGCGAGTGGACCCGGCGGCCCTCGGCTGGGAGACCGAGGGATTCGTCGAGATCTACTGCCGGCGCAACACCTCCCCGGAGACCATCCAGCGCGGTCTGGAGCGCTACCAGGAGGTCGTGGCCGCCTCCACCGTCACCGGCGAGGCCGACGCGGTCGTCCAGGTCTTCGCCTCCGACATGCGGCACTTCGAGCGGGTGCTGGAACGGATCGCGGGCGAGCCCTTCGTGGAGCGCACCAAGTCGGTCCTGGTGCTGTCACCGCTGCTGCGCAGGTTCTCGTCAGGGCCGCCTACCTGA
- a CDS encoding ABC transporter permease produces the protein MTATLPRADDTAAAAPVKRRRRALGWVAVVPLLAFVAVAFGLPAAAMLNGAFTAKNPATGATSYTVDNLTASLKGAYLTALLGSVKLSAVSAALGTLVGLPLAQAVVSSRFRALREAVLTASGVLANFGGVPLAFAFVATLGNAGVLTKHLDLTDHGWNLYSFWGLVVVYLYFLIPLMVLTITPALDGLRTQWREAAQNNGATVAQYWRFVALPVLLPTLLGGFVLLFGSAFAAYATAAAMVGSSIPLVTLQIADAISGNVLVGQENVALALSLDMVLVAGLVMAVYLPLQRRSARWLA, from the coding sequence ATGACAGCCACCCTCCCACGGGCCGACGACACGGCGGCCGCCGCTCCGGTGAAGCGGCGGCGCCGTGCCCTCGGCTGGGTCGCCGTCGTGCCGCTGCTCGCGTTCGTGGCGGTCGCCTTCGGGCTGCCCGCAGCCGCCATGCTGAACGGCGCGTTCACCGCCAAGAACCCGGCAACCGGGGCGACTTCGTACACGGTCGACAACCTGACGGCCTCCCTCAAGGGCGCGTATCTCACCGCACTGCTCGGCAGCGTGAAGCTGTCGGCCGTGTCCGCCGCCCTCGGGACCCTCGTCGGACTGCCGCTCGCCCAGGCCGTGGTGAGCTCCCGGTTCCGCGCGCTGCGGGAGGCCGTGCTCACCGCGTCCGGGGTGCTCGCCAACTTCGGCGGCGTCCCGCTGGCCTTCGCCTTCGTCGCCACCCTCGGCAACGCCGGTGTGCTGACCAAGCACCTGGACCTCACGGACCACGGCTGGAACCTCTACAGCTTCTGGGGACTGGTCGTCGTCTACCTGTACTTCCTGATCCCCCTGATGGTGCTCACCATCACCCCCGCCCTCGACGGGCTGCGCACCCAGTGGCGCGAGGCCGCGCAGAACAACGGGGCGACGGTCGCGCAGTACTGGCGTTTCGTCGCCCTGCCCGTCCTGCTGCCCACGCTGCTCGGCGGATTCGTGCTGCTCTTCGGCAGCGCCTTCGCCGCGTACGCCACCGCCGCCGCGATGGTGGGCAGCTCGATCCCGCTGGTGACCCTGCAGATCGCCGACGCCATCTCCGGCAACGTGCTCGTCGGCCAGGAGAACGTCGCCCTCGCCCTCAGCCTCGACATGGTCCTGGTCGCGGGCCTGGTCATGGCCGTGTACCTGCCCCTGCAGCGGAGGAGTGCGCGATGGCTCGCCTGA
- a CDS encoding ABC transporter substrate-binding protein yields MTVSLPRTAALGVLAALTLSACGAAPDTSSTTADGKNAATTTSAADFGGMDKLVAAAKKEGTLNAIALPRDWANYGALIDGFQKKYGIKISVENPDGTSQDEINAVTSRKGQTRAPDVLDLGSSFALSAAQQGLLAPYKVASYGDIPTGQKDPQARWYNDYGGYISIGCDAKRVKTCPTTFADLLKPQYKGQVALNGNPTKSGSAFGGVYAAALADGGSFDDIQPGLDFFAKLKKNGNYTPVESTPATVEKGETPISIDWDYLNAGYADEFKSKGVDWKVSVPSDGQFSQYYSQAVNKDAPHPAAARLWQEYLYSAEGQNLWLKGYARPVLMTAMEKAGTLDKTAAAKLPAVSGTPSFPTEAQQSKAKTVLGEGWAKAVSG; encoded by the coding sequence GTGACCGTGTCCCTTCCGAGAACCGCCGCCCTCGGCGTCCTCGCCGCCCTCACCCTGAGCGCTTGTGGCGCCGCCCCCGACACCTCGTCGACCACCGCCGACGGCAAGAACGCCGCCACCACGACCTCCGCCGCCGACTTCGGCGGTATGGACAAGCTGGTCGCCGCGGCGAAGAAGGAAGGCACGCTCAACGCCATCGCGCTGCCCCGCGACTGGGCCAACTACGGCGCGCTCATCGACGGCTTCCAGAAGAAGTACGGCATCAAGATCTCCGTCGAGAACCCCGACGGCACCAGCCAGGACGAGATCAACGCCGTCACCTCCCGCAAGGGCCAGACCCGCGCCCCCGACGTCCTCGACCTCGGCAGCTCCTTCGCGCTCAGCGCGGCCCAGCAGGGCCTGCTCGCTCCGTACAAGGTGGCGTCGTACGGCGACATACCCACCGGCCAGAAGGACCCGCAGGCCCGCTGGTACAACGACTACGGCGGCTACATCTCCATCGGCTGCGACGCCAAGCGGGTCAAGACCTGTCCGACGACCTTCGCGGACCTGCTCAAGCCGCAGTACAAGGGTCAGGTCGCCCTCAACGGCAACCCCACCAAGTCCGGTTCGGCCTTCGGCGGCGTCTACGCGGCCGCACTCGCCGACGGCGGCTCCTTCGACGACATCCAGCCCGGCCTCGACTTCTTCGCCAAGCTGAAGAAGAACGGCAACTACACGCCCGTCGAGTCGACCCCGGCCACCGTCGAGAAGGGCGAGACGCCGATCAGCATCGACTGGGACTACCTGAACGCCGGGTACGCCGACGAGTTCAAGTCCAAGGGCGTCGACTGGAAGGTGTCGGTGCCCAGCGACGGCCAGTTCTCGCAGTACTACTCCCAGGCCGTCAACAAGGACGCCCCGCACCCGGCGGCCGCCCGCCTGTGGCAGGAGTACCTCTACAGCGCCGAGGGCCAGAACCTGTGGCTCAAGGGATACGCCCGCCCGGTCCTGATGACCGCCATGGAGAAGGCCGGCACCCTCGACAAGACGGCCGCCGCCAAGCTGCCCGCGGTCTCCGGCACCCCGTCCTTCCCGACCGAGGCCCAGCAGAGCAAGGCCAAGACGGTGCTCGGTGAGGGCTGGGCGAAGGCCGTCTCCGGATGA
- a CDS encoding ABC transporter ATP-binding protein, with product MPETAATVEFRGLRREFGPTVALDGLDLTARPGELLALLGPSGCGKTTALRMLAGFEHPNSGEVLVDGEDVTRVPAHRRDAGMVFQSYSLFPHLDALDNVAFGLRMRKVRTAERRSRAAELLELVGLADKGGQFPHQLSGGQQQRVALARALALRPRVLLLDEPLSALDAKVRLSLREEIRRLQQELGITTLFVTHDQEEALSMADRVAVMHAGKLEQCAAPSELYGRPATAFVAEFVGTMSRIPGRLAQGTVDVLGQRLPVDGPVPTATEVDVLVRPEAVRVRAEADGKSRVVATSFLGAAVRVTVLLADGTGVKADVPAHEAAGLTAGTTVSVSLPERPVLVAERAG from the coding sequence ATGCCTGAAACAGCCGCAACTGTCGAATTCCGTGGACTCAGGCGGGAGTTCGGGCCCACCGTCGCCCTCGACGGCCTCGACCTGACCGCCCGGCCCGGTGAACTGCTCGCCCTGCTCGGCCCGTCCGGCTGCGGCAAGACCACCGCGCTCAGGATGCTCGCCGGGTTCGAACACCCGAACTCCGGCGAGGTGCTGGTGGACGGCGAGGACGTGACCCGGGTACCGGCCCACCGCCGGGACGCCGGGATGGTCTTCCAGTCGTACAGCCTCTTCCCGCACCTCGACGCGCTCGACAACGTCGCCTTCGGGCTGCGGATGCGCAAGGTCCGAACAGCCGAACGGCGTTCCCGGGCAGCCGAGTTGCTGGAACTGGTCGGGCTCGCCGACAAGGGCGGGCAGTTCCCGCACCAGCTCTCCGGCGGCCAGCAGCAGCGGGTCGCGCTGGCCCGCGCGCTCGCCCTGCGACCGCGTGTCCTGCTGCTCGACGAGCCCCTGTCGGCCCTCGACGCCAAGGTGCGGCTCAGCCTCCGCGAGGAGATCCGCCGCCTCCAGCAGGAGCTCGGCATCACCACGCTGTTCGTCACCCATGACCAGGAGGAGGCCCTGTCCATGGCCGACCGGGTCGCCGTGATGCACGCCGGGAAACTCGAACAGTGCGCGGCGCCGAGCGAGTTGTACGGCCGTCCCGCCACCGCCTTCGTCGCCGAGTTCGTCGGCACGATGAGCCGGATCCCGGGGCGGCTCGCCCAGGGCACCGTCGACGTGCTCGGGCAGCGGCTGCCGGTCGACGGCCCGGTGCCGACCGCGACCGAGGTCGACGTGCTGGTGCGGCCGGAGGCCGTGCGGGTACGCGCCGAGGCCGACGGGAAGTCGCGCGTGGTCGCCACGTCCTTCCTGGGCGCGGCCGTCCGGGTCACCGTCCTGCTCGCCGACGGCACCGGGGTCAAGGCAGACGTGCCCGCGCACGAGGCTGCCGGGCTCACCGCCGGCACCACGGTGAGCGTGTCGCTGCCCGAGCGGCCGGTGCTGGTGGCGGAACGCGCCGGCTGA
- a CDS encoding HAD-IA family hydrolase produces the protein MTRLPLQAVLFDMDGTLVDTERLWWEAVEQVAGRPLTEADRPQVLGRPVEYTAAWLAAATGTPAAGLAADLHQEFADRVRTGVVPRPGALELLDALAHERVPTALVTASPRSVADTVLEALGGASRFAVSVTADDTEHTKPAPDPYLAACRALGVHPASCVAVEDTETGVASAEAAGCAVLAVPSLAPIDPAPGRTVLPGLEGVTPARLRALLPHRLRVMTWNLWYGGTKVHDHRAKQLKVITEADVDVVGLQETYGTAAHELAEALGWHHHSAGSNLGVISRFPITAPLGDPDVGFYGAAGARIAVKDQEVDVWTAHLDYEQYGPYASEPLAHEEVRLGQMRDTLRRIGGATPVVLVGDFNSPSHLDSPDVAWPVTKAAAEAGFGDSFREARPDAVRDPGHTWSPVHAHPEPQDRIDFVLHRGLAVLDSRTYVSGTPRTWPDVEDNDWPSDHAAVITTFSLGSGRGTV, from the coding sequence GTGACTCGACTTCCTCTCCAGGCCGTCCTGTTCGACATGGACGGCACGCTCGTCGACACCGAGCGGCTGTGGTGGGAGGCGGTGGAACAGGTCGCCGGGCGGCCCCTGACCGAGGCGGACCGGCCGCAGGTACTGGGCCGTCCCGTCGAGTACACCGCCGCCTGGCTTGCCGCGGCCACGGGCACCCCGGCCGCGGGCCTCGCCGCCGACCTCCACCAGGAGTTCGCGGACCGCGTCCGCACCGGCGTCGTGCCCCGCCCCGGCGCGCTCGAACTCCTCGACGCCCTGGCCCACGAGCGCGTCCCCACCGCCCTGGTGACGGCGTCCCCCCGCTCCGTCGCCGACACCGTCCTCGAAGCCCTGGGCGGCGCGAGCCGCTTCGCCGTCTCCGTCACCGCCGACGACACCGAGCACACCAAGCCCGCCCCCGACCCCTACCTCGCCGCCTGCCGCGCCCTCGGCGTGCACCCGGCGAGCTGCGTGGCCGTCGAGGACACCGAGACCGGCGTCGCCTCCGCCGAGGCGGCCGGATGCGCGGTCCTCGCCGTCCCCTCACTGGCCCCCATCGACCCGGCCCCGGGCCGCACCGTCCTGCCGGGCCTGGAAGGCGTCACCCCGGCACGTCTGCGCGCCCTGCTGCCGCACCGGCTGCGGGTGATGACCTGGAACCTCTGGTACGGCGGCACCAAGGTCCACGACCACCGGGCCAAGCAGCTCAAGGTGATCACCGAGGCCGACGTGGACGTGGTCGGGCTCCAGGAGACGTACGGCACCGCCGCACACGAGCTCGCCGAGGCGCTCGGCTGGCACCACCACAGCGCCGGATCGAACCTCGGCGTCATCAGCCGGTTCCCGATCACGGCCCCGCTCGGTGACCCGGACGTCGGTTTCTACGGGGCGGCCGGGGCCCGGATCGCCGTGAAGGACCAGGAGGTCGACGTCTGGACGGCCCACCTCGACTACGAGCAGTACGGGCCCTACGCGTCCGAGCCGCTCGCCCACGAGGAGGTACGGCTCGGGCAGATGCGGGACACCCTGCGCCGGATCGGGGGCGCGACACCCGTCGTCCTCGTCGGCGACTTCAACAGCCCCTCCCACCTGGACTCACCGGACGTCGCATGGCCGGTAACCAAGGCGGCGGCGGAGGCCGGTTTCGGGGACTCCTTCCGCGAGGCCCGCCCCGATGCCGTACGGGACCCGGGCCACACCTGGTCGCCGGTGCACGCACACCCGGAGCCGCAGGACCGTATCGACTTCGTGCTGCACCGGGGGCTCGCGGTCCTCGACTCGCGGACGTACGTCAGCGGCACCCCGCGGACCTGGCCGGACGTCGAGGACAACGACTGGCCGTCCGACCACGCCGCCGTGATCACCACATTCTCACTGGGCAGCGGGCGCGGAACTGTCTAG
- a CDS encoding GntR family transcriptional regulator — MAARHEEIADELRRAIDREEYTVGSLLPAETELAAQYGVSRGTVRQAVATLTAEGLIGSRQGARRVVLASRRSQSFSELRSFAEWARAMGREATGRVVTQEYRPAMKEDSIRLQLSVGTPVLHVLRVRGLDGEPVLLERTVYADWISPTVEAIEPECPSVTQRLYDDTGLVFAYGEHVIDAVAAGARDAELLDVRRTSPLLRVRRVTTTREGRPVEWSDDRYRSDAVSFSVHNSIGNNALARKTAE; from the coding sequence ATGGCGGCGCGACACGAGGAGATCGCCGACGAACTGCGCCGGGCGATCGACCGCGAGGAGTACACCGTCGGCAGTCTGCTGCCCGCCGAGACGGAGCTGGCCGCGCAGTACGGCGTCTCGCGCGGGACGGTCCGTCAGGCGGTCGCGACACTGACGGCCGAGGGACTCATCGGCTCCCGCCAGGGTGCCCGCCGCGTGGTCCTCGCCAGCCGCCGCAGCCAGAGCTTCTCCGAACTGCGGAGCTTCGCCGAGTGGGCGCGGGCGATGGGCCGCGAGGCAACCGGACGGGTCGTCACCCAGGAGTACCGTCCGGCCATGAAAGAGGACTCGATACGCCTCCAACTGAGCGTCGGCACACCGGTGTTGCACGTCCTGCGGGTCCGCGGCCTGGACGGCGAACCGGTGTTGCTGGAGCGGACGGTGTACGCCGACTGGATCTCCCCGACCGTCGAGGCGATCGAGCCGGAGTGCCCTTCGGTCACCCAACGCCTGTACGACGACACGGGGTTGGTGTTCGCCTATGGTGAGCACGTCATCGACGCGGTGGCGGCCGGCGCACGGGACGCGGAGCTGCTCGACGTCCGCCGGACCAGTCCGCTGCTGCGGGTGCGGCGGGTGACGACGACGCGGGAGGGACGGCCGGTGGAGTGGTCGGACGACCGGTATCGCTCGGATGCGGTGAGCTTCAGTGTGCACAACTCGATAGGGAACAACGCCTTGGCCCGCAAGACCGCGGAGTAG
- a CDS encoding MFS transporter encodes MTLSPARVPTTGTRRLTTTLYGYAFLDDLVLLYPVYALLFADTGLPLWQISSLFALWSVTAVVLEVPSGAWADTVSRRRLLWIGPLLTAVGFALWVSVPSYGAFAAGFVLWGAGGALGSGALEALVYDELERLGAAERYAQVMGRTRAARLLATVAAMGLAGPVLALGGYPAVGAASVLACLLAAVAATRLPEHRVPAEKGSARWTAILRAGLAEARGDRAVRGALLLVPAVAAVWGALDEYVPLLIRDLGVAEETVPYLVLLVWAAVTVGSLFAGPAERLGTRGLAALIAGAALALAVGAGVRTPAGIVLVGLAFAGFQLAEVLADVRLQHRIDDARRATLTSVASLGTELVTVAVFGLYTLLGTEAAQSTVFVIFSAPYLVTALVLGRGGRDQ; translated from the coding sequence ATGACACTCTCACCCGCACGTGTGCCCACGACCGGCACCCGCCGGCTCACGACCACGCTGTACGGCTACGCGTTCCTCGACGACCTCGTCCTGCTCTACCCGGTGTACGCGCTGCTGTTCGCCGACACCGGCCTGCCTCTCTGGCAGATCTCCTCGCTGTTCGCCCTGTGGTCGGTCACGGCCGTCGTGCTGGAGGTGCCCTCCGGCGCCTGGGCCGACACCGTCTCGCGACGCAGGCTGCTGTGGATCGGCCCGCTGCTCACAGCCGTCGGCTTCGCGCTGTGGGTGAGCGTCCCGTCGTACGGGGCGTTCGCGGCGGGCTTCGTCCTGTGGGGTGCCGGGGGCGCGCTCGGCTCCGGCGCGCTGGAAGCCCTCGTCTACGACGAACTGGAGCGGCTCGGGGCCGCCGAACGGTACGCGCAGGTGATGGGGCGGACCCGGGCGGCCCGGCTGCTGGCCACGGTCGCCGCGATGGGGCTCGCAGGGCCGGTCCTCGCGCTCGGCGGCTACCCGGCCGTGGGCGCCGCGAGCGTCCTGGCCTGTCTGCTGGCTGCGGTCGCGGCGACCCGGTTGCCGGAACACCGGGTGCCCGCCGAGAAGGGCAGCGCGCGCTGGACGGCGATCCTGCGGGCGGGGCTGGCCGAGGCCCGCGGGGACCGGGCCGTCCGCGGAGCGCTGCTGCTGGTCCCGGCCGTCGCCGCGGTGTGGGGCGCCCTCGACGAGTACGTCCCGCTGCTGATCCGCGACCTCGGAGTGGCCGAGGAGACCGTGCCCTACCTGGTCCTGCTGGTCTGGGCCGCCGTCACCGTCGGCAGCCTGTTCGCCGGGCCGGCCGAACGCCTCGGCACCCGGGGCCTCGCCGCCCTGATCGCGGGCGCCGCGCTCGCCCTGGCCGTGGGCGCAGGGGTCCGCACCCCGGCCGGCATCGTCCTGGTGGGCCTCGCCTTCGCCGGGTTCCAGCTGGCGGAGGTGCTCGCCGACGTCCGGCTCCAGCACCGCATCGACGACGCCCGCCGGGCCACCCTGACCTCGGTGGCGAGCCTGGGCACGGAACTGGTCACGGTCGCCGTGTTCGGCCTGTACACCCTGCTCGGCACGGAGGCGGCACAGAGCACGGTCTTCGTGATCTTCTCCGCGCCGTACCTGGTGACGGCGCTGGTACTGGGCAGAGGGGGCCGTGACCAGTGA
- a CDS encoding ABC transporter permease — protein sequence MARLNLWRWGVLALAGLYFLVPLAASVVFTVDVPGEGITFDAYTQIVSTDGFVSSLLLSLELALATIVVVLLLMVPAMVALRLGAPRLRPVVEVVCSLPLVVPPIAFVAGIGTVLKWGPEHLSRTPLFETFVAIQNPGFPFVLVLAYVVMALPFVYRALDAGLRAVDVRTLVEAARSCGAGWLQALVGAVLPNLRGALLNASFLTLALVLGEFTVAQLLGFQPFAVWIVNVSGSQAQLSVAVSVLSLLVTWALLLVLAGFGGRTRTTSRG from the coding sequence ATGGCTCGCCTGAACCTGTGGCGGTGGGGCGTGCTCGCCCTCGCCGGACTGTACTTCCTGGTGCCGCTGGCCGCGTCCGTCGTCTTCACCGTCGACGTGCCCGGCGAGGGCATCACCTTCGACGCGTACACCCAGATCGTCTCCACCGACGGCTTCGTCTCCAGTCTGCTGCTCTCGCTGGAGCTGGCCCTCGCCACCATCGTGGTCGTCCTGCTGCTGATGGTGCCCGCCATGGTCGCGCTGCGGCTCGGCGCGCCCCGGCTCAGGCCGGTCGTCGAGGTGGTGTGCTCACTGCCGCTGGTCGTCCCGCCGATCGCGTTCGTCGCCGGCATCGGCACCGTCCTCAAGTGGGGACCCGAACACCTCTCGCGCACCCCGCTGTTCGAGACCTTCGTGGCGATCCAGAACCCCGGCTTCCCGTTCGTCCTGGTCCTGGCCTACGTCGTGATGGCGCTGCCGTTCGTCTACCGGGCACTGGACGCCGGACTGCGCGCCGTCGACGTCCGCACCCTCGTCGAGGCCGCCCGCAGCTGCGGTGCCGGCTGGCTGCAGGCCCTCGTCGGGGCCGTACTGCCCAATCTGCGCGGCGCCCTGCTCAACGCCTCCTTCCTCACACTGGCCCTGGTCCTCGGCGAGTTCACCGTGGCCCAGCTGCTGGGCTTCCAGCCCTTCGCGGTGTGGATCGTCAACGTCAGCGGCTCGCAGGCCCAGTTGTCCGTCGCCGTGTCCGTGCTCAGCCTGCTCGTGACGTGGGCGCTGCTCCTCGTGCTGGCCGGCTTCGGCGGCCGTACCCGTACTACCTCCCGGGGATGA